The Bombus pascuorum chromosome 13, iyBomPasc1.1, whole genome shotgun sequence nucleotide sequence TTGTACACAATAGGAATTGTTGTCTTTTCGTTAggttttataataaactttTCCAGTAGACGAATTATCAAAAGCTTAGTCTCCATTAAAGCGAAACGATTGCCAATGCATTTCCTAGGACCTACTCCAAAaggtatatacgtataagGATTAATAgtacttttattttcgttgCTAAACCGTTCAGGATCGAACTTCTCTGGATCgggaaaatatttagaatcgCGGTGAATCGCATGAACAGGGATCCAAATATTGTCATTAGGATACACTGTCACACTTTGGTAACCTGGTGCTGCTGCAGGCAATTCAAATTTCTTTGCGCAAACTCTATCGACTATCAACGATGGAGGATGCATTCTAAGCGTCTCGGATATTACCATTTCCATATATTCCATCTTCGACATAGCCTCGTAAGAAATTTCcccgttttctttttccaaataaCAATCTACTTCTTCACGTAGCTTCTGTTGAATATCTTGATGCAAAGCTAACTCGTAAACCACGTAACACAACAAAGTAGAAACAGTGTCGAAACCggctaaaaagaaaatgaacgcCTGAGCTACGATATCCTCGATGGTCAGCCGATATGAAGGTTCCTTCAAATCTTTGACCTGCATCAAAAGGTGGATCATGTCTGGTCTAACGATGCCCCGCGTTTTCCTTGCAGTTACCGTTTCGGAAATCACATTCCAGAAAAAGTTGGCCGTTGCTCGAGACAGGAACCTCAGTCCTGCCATTCTCGTTAGACGCGGGTTCAACCGAAATaacatgaattttattaaacgaagCGTACCACCGAACGAAGAAATATCGATTCCTCTTTTATAGAACTCGTTGTCTGGATTCTTGAGCGAGTTCACATTTATTCCAAATGCAACTGTGGCGATTACGTCGTTTCCGTATCTAGTAAAGATGTCTTTCAACTCCACCATCGAATGAAATTCTGAATGCTCGTACAGATAACTAACGAAATCGTTCGAACACTTGGATACCAGCTCGAACATGAATCTCATCTTATTGCCTGTGAAAAATGGACTCAATGAGTTCCTCATCTCTCTCCACCGATCATCTTTCAAGgagaatacattttttccgAAAATCGGATCCATCTCCTCGGATACGAAACTTCGATGATTTGGAAAATGCTTGAAACTCTTTACGCCTATTTCGTTGATCAGCTCTGGATCTCGTATGACCACTGTTGGCGTAGCGAAATCCATCACCCCGATGTACCTTACGTCAGGATAATAATTATAGACGAACATACAATAATCCGGGAAAGTAATACGACGAAAAATGACTCTCCAAACAGTTCCAAATATCGGTCCTCCCAGTATATATGGAACTTTATTCTTCTTCCAATAGGTGAACTGTTGGTATATTATCAGAATCAACTTTGCCGAAGTAATGATGATTAAAGAGATGAACAATAACTCAAaagtagataaaaataatacttccATCGTTACGAAAACGTGTTAGGACGAACTGTCAGCTAGTAAGAGACTATAGCATAATCGTTAACAAATATCTCTATATAAAGGAAACAAATAAGGTGGGAGGGCAACAATTTTGCAGGAGGACGACCATGGATAAGAGGGTGTTCACCTCAGATTTTCagataatcgatattttttagatCCCTTTCTGCAGatagaaacttttttaaaGCAGTATCaacttgaattttataaagcTGCAGATACGGAAATCAATTAATTCTGTCACGTGGAGTTATCAGACATAGAGAGCATTTACCTCTTGGTATCGGAGATTAAATTAGAGATtaattatcgaagaaaaaagcaataattccgtacaaagtatatttcttagcgaattaaaattattttaataaggCGTATTTTACCCTTTACACTTGTATGGAATAAAAAAACAACgctatttaatattctttcaaactgAAATGAGTAAAATCAATTCTTGAGGACGCAAAATCTGTTGATTGCGAATcgtaaatttatgtatatatttattattatctattatgtatatatctattattattaaatttatgtataatcatttataatataatttagcaaaaagaaaatattaaatcgtcAAAACACATACATAGAACAAAACAGCTAAAGATGCGATAAAGAGAAGAAGTAGTCGATATTCATGATATTACGAAAGCAAGCAcaacaaatgaaattcttgATTCAATTATCAAATGTAATCACTTACCAATGAAGACAAAGATCTGATGATGCGAGTACCGCAGTAACATCGAAATGGAGATAGTCTGAAATAACCAAATACGTTactgtaaataaaatgtaataaaccgcaaaaaaataaatttaatgtcCCCATATCATAATTTAAAGAATGAGATCTGGACAGGTAGTCATACAAAAGagagttattattttttccaatttcgaaTCTAAATAAGGTTAATCGTAATGAacgaataatttgaataaaaaaaacacaCAATAATCTTAGTAAtaaatctttcctttttctatttttcttatatatcaAGTAATATGTATCAAAGCggtaaaagtatttattatttcgtaaaagGGAATTGCAATAAAGACAGGATACGAAGCAAATTGCAAGCCGAACGGTCGCACTCGGTTACCAGGTTGGGAGCGAATAGTGCAATTGAATTGCGAATGGTTCAGATTGAACTAGCACCTGACACCCCGAGATAATTCACTATTTACTATGAGCAACCTTGGTAACAAAAACGTTTAATAGTACTTTGCAGATGCGTCAGTGTTATTTACGAGATACTGATACAAAAGAGACAAAAATCCCATCTAACCTAAGATCAATGTATGAATTCGATTGGaatgtggaaaatatttttttgcaatATCTTCTCATTTCGGAATGAAAAGATTACTATTTTGTAGAATGATTAACATAATAACCAATCGCAAGATGCGAATTGtagatttttgtaaatttttcatatgcTAGCTTAGAATCTAGAAcaatattcattataataccTACTTcaatatatatgcatattttaGGAGACACCTACCGTGTATCACATGAAAACGAATATTTGcgttcattaaaaaaaataattcacgatactttttatttgtataaaatgactctcccaataatttataagtaacAATATACGAACAATCAACCAAACAATCACATTAACGCTTACTAGTATATAAGTATTAACTTTGAAATTGCATATATTGGCCCTATGACTAGCAAAGTCAAAAGATTATATCACCActattataataatgaaagtaaatgtttaataacaatcctatttaatattaaaaattttgacattaaataacattttattgctcacctaaataatttatcatacaACTCAACATTTTAGATATAtcctttctttaaatattcaattgtGCACAGCAATACTTTATTTAAGTACACCTTTACATCTTTTTGTTATTTGGAttgtatttatcttttataattcctatggaaattttaaaaattaaaattaaaactttttatgtattaatatgtccaaatattattattggtgcctttttaatatactttcaCAAAATTTATCTTGCTTTATATAATAACCTCAATGGgataaattaaatcaataaaaatatgaaagcaaAACACATTTTGTCTAATTTGATCGAAGAAATGAATATAGTCTTCCACAacaaaaaaaggagaaattcattgtcaattaaaaaagagaagagaagaatattGTTTCAAAGTGTATATCGTACTACAACGGAGGGTATATACCCAATGTCATGTGCATATGACAGAGGAGATACTGAGTAATATATAGATGACGACAGTCCCGTACACGTGACTTTACGGTGGGTTGACCGAGGGTGATCCCAGGTAGAGTACCCCAAGTACTGAAGTAACATTCACGTGTTGTGGCACGAGATTCATTTATCTCCCATCTCAACCACAGACtacattcaaatattttcaatgctttatgtgaaatatgtattacaatgaattttatgaagaaaaagaCATCACATTTCAtgtagattttttaataaattctattcgagttaaatcattttcactaaattgttattatacaCGATAAAACACGcataagaaaaatcattttttgtatgtaaacattttttgtttgtaaCTTTAACGATACCGAATTATAGCGCTGTAATCGCTGCTTCCAATTATaggaatttacataaatttgaaatcacTGCAaagcaatatttaatattaaaatttatactataatagcaatgataaaattaaatacaagaaATTGAAGGAAAAGATCAGATACTATGTTCAactaatatatgtacatatatgcacatacatatataattcacTGGAATGTATAAGTCACCTTAATGAATAACAAATCttgcaaattttctatttgaacATTTCTTCTACTCAAATTATTCATGCATAGAATAATTGGCTTTTCACTATATCCATCGTGAATAGCTAGGTATGAACTAGATGTAGACCGCTGCACAATGCATTGCATTTGAATCATGGTTAGTAGTATGCAATATTACTCATTTGTTCGCTCGCCGTAAACCCATTAAACACGAGTGGAGCTATTCGTTGGTCCGTATATGATCCAATCACTTCCTAACACCCGGGGAATACCCCGAAATTTCACAACCCATCAGACATGCGTGCTGTTTATATTGGAATGTagtattcgataaaatattgacGTGAATTACTTattcaattacaaaatataaattatctattaacAAAAACTGTCAAAAatgatattcattaaaaaaaaaaatgaggaatTAGCTAtaggtttaatttttaactacaaaagtaatatttttgtcTTATATCAATCGCGACTAAAACAGCAATTAATGAAAGTAGCCATCATTagtaatttaaattccaaGATTCTTAATAATCGTCTCTTACTGGTTGCAGCAAAACGTATTTGAGAacaatttgatacaaaattgcCAACTTGGGGGTCTCTGTAACGAATATGATACCTCTAATAACGTTGATTTATACCCGACGGTTCAATTCCAAGGGGATCACAGAATGTAAGGGTACAGGTGGTTGGAGAGTTATACGCGGGTTACCTCAGTGCGTGGTTACTTTAAATTGATTGCCATATCCTTTTACACGTACTGGGTTGCCGTGTGGATACGTGTGATATCAACCCCTTGACGGAGAGGAATATATCCGGATCGAAAACACGTAGCACATGAAACTAAATCCAATTTACACCTCCAGAACATTCTGGAGCTATAATTATCATATCATAATGCGATATTATAACACCGAAACGTGCAAatcgtaatataaataacttcatttttcttaacaCAGAAATTGCGgggaaaaatgtaacaaaaaaatgaataaatttataaatcaataaatcaTGTATCTTAATACATAAactgataaaaaatttactttgttttacgtataatatcaaatattcaatctcataccaaaaaagaaagaaatttaaattctatttttgatCGTTCGTATAATTGTAAACTACAAACAATGAATGAGATATTTAGCATTGCGTGCGATTATtactaaaaacaaaatatacttACAAAAACTAACATGATAACAAATGCAGCAAGATACGTAGCTCTAGTCATCCACATGTTTACAAATCGATAATGTTCTCCGGTCACCACGTTTCtacataacaaaattaatatataatgttacagtactaacattaaataatataaacaaaaagaaataaatttaaatttatttaccgTAAAAATCCTTGATTATCTTCATGCTCTGCTAATGTCTTAATACTCGCCATCAGTAGGTCATCATATCCTAAGAGTTCATCAAGTATTAATCTTGAGAAATCATCGCCAAAGCATTTGTCTTTAACAGGATCCAAAGTAACGATTTTTACAGGAATGTTTAATCTTTGCCGTGCTACAGATGATAATCTCAAGAAACCATATTCTAATGAATATTCTACAATATAACCATCTCCTGAAAAGAGaacaatttgttaataaaatatttaaaaaataattatatgatcATTAAAGTCATCAACttagtattatttttgttccgaaattttttaagaattatagTATAACTGTACCTGCTCTAACTTCAGAATTTGGATCTTTTAAAGATTGAATAACATCTTCTTTATTAGATTTATTTGTATCCTGCCCTATAgtattattttctgtatttgtTAATAGTATCTTCTCATCTAAAACCTGGAATGTTAACATTTGAAACACAATTTAATATAAGACATTCcacatataacatatatttcatatttatataatatatttacttcTTTAGTATCTGTGTTCATTTTATTCCATTCCAGTTTAGTAGATAATGAAGGACTTGTTGTAGTGTTAGTAATACTTAAATTTGGATCTTGCGTTTTTCCAGGCACAGCAGCACTTCTAataactatttctttttcagacAATGTTAAACTGTCGTGATTTTCTTCATTCGATGCATTATTTATATCACGTTCTTCATCAACAGCAGATGGTTCGATATTGATAAatctaaagataaaataaaaaagtaaaatactatattaataactataataatatataataagaaagtttcattttttttatgtattttattcctCCTTACCCATCTCTAGTTAATATTCCTAAAGCACTAGTTAAGTCATCAACTTTTTCTTGTCGCAGTTTCTCCTCTTTTGCGTAACTCTTTTCTATACTATAATCTTCTCCTCCATTTCTAAGTATCTCAACTCTTAATATACCATCACGAGGCCAATCATTTCTTATATGTTCTAAACAATTAGTTGGTGCTCGTGAAAATACTATGTGAATGTAAGCCAACACAAAAAATGCTGCTATAGcctaaaatacataattttaaatcttttattaaatttgaatatattatttttaaatcatagTTACCTTcaataaaactataaattctataaatcttCTGACAGGCCGTGGAAATGTTCTGGCATAAGTCAATGCtgctttaataaatattgcatGGAACAATCTATCCCTTACATTAACTAATGGgttttgattattattattcctaGCAGTATTCATATTGTTATTATCTAAGACTGGTCGAGTTGGACTACTTGTGTTATGATTGTTATGTACAGCTGCACCGTTCTGATTATTCGTTATTGGTATTGTAGCACCATCCACTTGTggcattttaaatattatataatatttttatttagtggATGATGTAATAGCTAATAATTCTGTTTCATACTATTTCTATGTATGAAATCTCTTAAAAAGTGCTTATACATGTCGTGTATGTACATTTCCAAATCAAAGTGAATTCTTAAATATCCTGAAACAAATAAcaatgataatattaaattaaaattattatatactattacataaatatgcatattttataaaattttcatcttttacataatttttataagtttTCATCTAGAAATATTCATCTTTAACATTAAATtagatacaattaaaatagataataCACAGCATTGTTAAAAACTTATTTTATCTATATGGTTAAAGTTGTATGATACACCTAcgatatacatttaaaaatttctttagcattttatttcataatcaaCCAACTTGAATACAAGACTGCATAGACACTATAtagaaggtaatattacatttgtATATCATAAActttacatattaaatttattattaataataacaactaCAACTAATGTGGAACATAACCTATAGCACAAATTCTACATGCATCATAACCTATTTGGCAATCGCATTTTTACGTTTCAGATTATGAtacttacaaatataataggatcacttatatacaaaatttcttttcagttACATCATGATTtcagataaatttttattaattaagaaaataaataaatgtaccaattacatattttgttatataattaaataatttaaaaaacgtcAGTAATTACATATCAAAAGGAAGTATATACAaagttatacattttatatttgttatgaatacatatatatctctctaaattaattgttattcaCCGGACGTGACATTTCGCAGCTGGCACATGAATTCGTAACTTTTTAAGATACAAATCAGCCATATCGTACCTTCTTTAAGCTGAACGTTGTACTACAACGTTGTATTTCTAAAGTTTTATTGTTCTGCTGCGTGTCACTgcagataataataaatttataatagtacCGCTtgcaaatattaacaaattaatttttgtcaaattGTCACTTCATCATCATATGTTTTGATATTCCACAACTTGTATTATAATAGTCCCCAAATATTACAGTATGAAATGTGACCAACATTATAGCATAAATCTTAAAAACTTACCAATGTTTTATTCCCTATTAAGTTTTATGCAAACTCTGTTGTTGATCAATCACTAAAAAGACAGCcaataatacaatattcatTGAtacgttaattttaaatttaaatgtttagatgataaaaaatattgtaaagaaccATAaagttttgaatattttaacaaatataatactttgtaAAAGAGCATATAGTTAATATAATACCAAAacactattaaaaatatactgtataattttatgtgaattcgtacgaataaattatctttaagTAACATGTTCAAGGTATAACATAGTGAAGATAAAATctattgtttaataatatcatCAGTTGCtacattatttacaattatgaATTCTCCAAGATCACCACAAACTCCTCTCAGTTTTGAATTGAAGAAAATCATTAATGATAGAAATGTTTTAAGTATGCGTAGTCGCATGAAAggtatgtaattaataatttatgcttttatcaaataattgtaaaatgtgaaatgtataatgttTGTATTTCCAGTTCTCAACAATCTAAATGAACATAATCAAAAGCAAtatgaagagaaagaaaaaaatttaaagtttCAAGCTATACAGGAAATTTTAACAACAGAAGCTACATATTTAAggcaattagaaattttaatggaGGTATTATtcacatatatttacagatatttgataacataaatatcaatgataaaataaaacataagcATATATGTACTTTTTTCAGTATTTTGTACAACCTATGATAGAAAGAAAGTTATTACATCATAGTTTACTTTCAACATTGTCTGAAAACATAaagacgttatataatgttagtggagaattaataaaagaactaaaacAAGATCCAAGAAATATTGCAGGCGCATTTCACAAACTTgctccattttttaaattgtattctGTTTATGCTTATGattatgaacaaattttatcaatactaCAGGTATTTGTTATTACATTAGTTGACTAGTTAAAAATTACTgctatatagaaaaatttcttgttttagATTAAACAAGAAAATGATACTgaatttaaagattttattaGTAAGCAAGAAACAAGACCAGAAGTTGGTAGAAAATTACCTTCACTATTAATTACTCCAATACAAAGGGTACCTAGATACAAACTACTATTAAGAGAAGTCTTGCAACATACATCTAACAAACATAAAGAATATAATCTTTTACAAGGTAATTGCAAGATAGCATAAAACAATATCATTTCAGTTTCAAgtattatatactaaataaattgattattttacagTATGTTTAGTAGAAGTGGAGAAAGCTGCAAGGCATATAAATACCTTCATTGAACAATATGAAGAATCACAAAAATTACTAAGACttcaaaaatgtattgtaaacccaattaatttgataaaaccTGGTAGAAAATTAATCAAGCAAGGATCACTAATGAGAGTCTCTAGACGAGGAAGCTCTGCATATAGAagatattttgttcttttgaatgacattttattatattgcaaAGGTGATCCACAAAATTCATTGACTGTATGTTGTGTTTTACCATTAAATAAGTGTAAAATTGAATCTGTTTTGA carries:
- the LOC132913100 gene encoding cytochrome P450 9e2-like, whose amino-acid sequence is MEVLFLSTFELLFISLIIITSAKLILIIYQQFTYWKKNKVPYILGGPIFGTVWRVIFRRITFPDYCMFVYNYYPDVRYIGVMDFATPTVVIRDPELINEIGVKSFKHFPNHRSFVSEEMDPIFGKNVFSLKDDRWREMRNSLSPFFTGNKMRFMFELVSKCSNDFVSYLYEHSEFHSMVELKDIFTRYGNDVIATVAFGINVNSLKNPDNEFYKRGIDISSFGGTLRLIKFMLFRLNPRLTRMAGLRFLSRATANFFWNVISETVTARKTRGIVRPDMIHLLMQVKDLKEPSYRLTIEDIVAQAFIFFLAGFDTVSTLLCYVVYELALHQDIQQKLREEVDCYLEKENGEISYEAMSKMEYMEMVISETLRMHPPSLIVDRVCAKKFELPAAAPGYQSVTVYPNDNIWIPVHAIHRDSKYFPDPEKFDPERFSNENKSTINPYTYIPFGVGPRKCIGNRFALMETKLLIIRLLEKFIIKPNEKTTIPIVYKKVDFTPASKHGFWLTLEKRNS
- the LOC132913094 gene encoding membralin isoform X1; this translates as MPQVDGATIPITNNQNGAAVHNNHNTSSPTRPVLDNNNMNTARNNNNQNPLVNVRDRLFHAIFIKAALTYARTFPRPVRRFIEFIVLLKAIAAFFVLAYIHIVFSRAPTNCLEHIRNDWPRDGILRVEILRNGGEDYSIEKSYAKEEKLRQEKVDDLTSALGILTRDGFINIEPSAVDEERDINNASNEENHDSLTLSEKEIVIRSAAVPGKTQDPNLSITNTTTSPSLSTKLEWNKMNTDTKEVLDEKILLTNTENNTIGQDTNKSNKEDVIQSLKDPNSEVRAGDGYIVEYSLEYGFLRLSSVARQRLNIPVKIVTLDPVKDKCFGDDFSRLILDELLGYDDLLMASIKTLAEHEDNQGFLRNVVTGEHYRFVNMWMTRATYLAAFVIMLVFTISISMLLRYSHHQIFVFIVDLLQMLEFNLTVTFPAASLLTVLLALVGMEAIMSEFFNDTTTAFYIILIVWIADQYDAICCHTPVTKRHWLRFFYLYHFSFYAYHYRFNGQYSSLALVTSWLFIQHSMLYFFHHYELPVILQQAQLQHLLFRNHAQAGMADPSPEQPSPSLNRALTSTEPTPEPSPARESAGVTEPEPTQETSSTSPPPAESNSTASDVHLEERVEATITTPSSTEEQNNKATENLTESTASNTSAEASTQPKIEEVGVSRNVASSSKIGDNGSSTDTSTSEGFEVIEATETTRKETTSRQDK
- the LOC132913094 gene encoding membralin isoform X2; amino-acid sequence: MPQVDGATIPITNNQNGAAVHNNHNTSSPTRPVLDNNNMNTARNNNNQNPLVNVRDRLFHAIFIKAALTYARTFPRPVRRFIEFIVLLKAIAAFFVLAYIHIVFSRAPTNCLEHIRNDWPRDGILRVEILRNGGEDYSIEKSYAKEEKLRQEKVDDLTSALGILTRDGFINIEPSAVDEERDINNASNEENHDSLTLSEKEIVIRSAAVPGKTQDPNLSITNTTTSPSLSTKLEWNKMNTDTKEVLDEKILLTNTENNTIGQDTNKSNKEDVIQSLKDPNSEVRAGDGYIVEYSLEYGFLRLSSVARQRLNIPVKIVTLDPVKDKCFGDDFSRLILDELLGYDDLLMASIKTLAEHEDNQGFLRNVVTGEHYRFVNMWMTRATYLAAFVIMLVFTISISMLLRYSHHQIFVFIDLLQMLEFNLTVTFPAASLLTVLLALVGMEAIMSEFFNDTTTAFYIILIVWIADQYDAICCHTPVTKRHWLRFFYLYHFSFYAYHYRFNGQYSSLALVTSWLFIQHSMLYFFHHYELPVILQQAQLQHLLFRNHAQAGMADPSPEQPSPSLNRALTSTEPTPEPSPARESAGVTEPEPTQETSSTSPPPAESNSTASDVHLEERVEATITTPSSTEEQNNKATENLTESTASNTSAEASTQPKIEEVGVSRNVASSSKIGDNGSSTDTSTSEGFEVIEATETTRKETTSRQDK
- the LOC132913101 gene encoding putative protein tag-52, whose amino-acid sequence is MNSPRSPQTPLSFELKKIINDRNVLSMRSRMKVLNNLNEHNQKQYEEKEKNLKFQAIQEILTTEATYLRQLEILMEYFVQPMIERKLLHHSLLSTLSENIKTLYNVSGELIKELKQDPRNIAGAFHKLAPFFKLYSVYAYDYEQILSILQIKQENDTEFKDFISKQETRPEVGRKLPSLLITPIQRVPRYKLLLREVLQHTSNKHKEYNLLQVCLVEVEKAARHINTFIEQYEESQKLLRLQKCIVNPINLIKPGRKLIKQGSLMRVSRRGSSAYRRYFVLLNDILLYCKGDPQNSLTVCCVLPLNKCKIESVLSGGLFCVTCLSETLLLYSEKDDSNLWIEAIQNSIKKYAECRQTLRKDSSSRKPLRHNNLNSFPSENIPIVTGKRKRSYKETEINLDASKITYLKKDNETDADIQSNNSCLALLKRFKRFKNDDDSKYIKSCERNINCKITDKENVHFTECSTPCLSPNKFANFKQESSTLKSISAFFASLGSSLKEFFWFR